In a single window of the Elaeis guineensis isolate ETL-2024a chromosome 4, EG11, whole genome shotgun sequence genome:
- the LOC105042634 gene encoding LOW QUALITY PROTEIN: endochitinase-like (The sequence of the model RefSeq protein was modified relative to this genomic sequence to represent the inferred CDS: inserted 1 base in 1 codon) — MRVSKVAIINLALVLCFLAFVEGGDVSSIITPSLFKEMLKHRNDPQCEAKGFYTYHAFITAANYFSKFGTTGDINVRKRELAAFFAQTSHETTGGWATAPDGPYAWGYCKKKENDRGNNFCDESTPAGAKWPCVPGRKYYGRGPMQISYNYNYGPAGRAINEDLLSHPGLVDKDPVISFKTAIWFWMTPQGPKPSCHDVITNXSAADRAAGRAPGFGVITNIINGGLECGKGTGTPGAKDRVGFYKRYCGMLGVDPGPNLACRDQRPFA, encoded by the exons ATGAGGGTCTCCAAGGTGGCCATCATTAACTTGGCATTAGTGCTGTGCTTCCTTGCTTTCGTTGAGGGTGGGGATGTGAGCTCCATCATCACCCCATCTCTCTTCAAAGAAATGCTGAAGCATCGAAATGATCCACAATGTGAGGCCAAGGGCTTCTACACTTACCATGCCTTCATAACAGCTGCCAATTATTTCAGCAAATTTGGGACCACTGGTGACATCAATGTGCGTAAAAGGGAGCTTGCAGCATTCTTTGCGCAGACCTCCCATGAAACCACTG GGGGTTGGGCAACTGCACCAGATGGCCCCTACGCTTGGGGATACTGCAAAAAAAAGGAGAATGATCGGGGGAACAACTTCTGCGACGAAAGCACTCCGGCCGGTGCAAAATGGCCATGTGTTCCCGGTAGAAAGTACTACGGCCGTGGACCCATGCAAATTTCCTA TAACTACAACTATGGTCCAGCTGGGAGAGCCATTAATGAGGACCTCCTCAGCCATCCAGGATTGGTGGACAAAGACCCAGTCATCTCGTTCAAGACTGCCATATGGTTTTGGATGACCCCACAAGGGCCAAAGCCTTCATGCCATGATGTGATCACCA AATCGGCTGCTGACCGAGCTGCTGGAAGAGCTCCAGGATTTGGTGTCATCACCAACATCATCAACGGGGGACTGGAATGTGGTAAGGGGACCGGCACCCCTGGAGCAAAGGACCGTGTTGGGTTTTACAAGAGGTACTGTGGGATGCTTGGAGTGGACCCTGGACCGAACTTGGCTTGCcgtgaccaaaggcccttcgctTAA